Proteins encoded by one window of Bacteroidia bacterium:
- a CDS encoding DUF2169 domain-containing protein, whose amino-acid sequence MQDTLSNNSIEFNQVQLSFTKGSGIFEKHFLNVLAKRTYYFDSNGKCTKSASDDFFDLDTKYYHPKGELMMADHELYPYKPYTDVIVKGNVQGINGLGQMNASVEVGEHKKFEISVFGKRLAYKDTTGKILFTKPEAIDIIPLRYDMAYGGFDSVAEKKLSPVPKEYVKAFPDVDWDYSSIYRYPRNPCGKGYIVENNNEAFENFELPNLEDPFIRLTPDNLIVRLPENWINQPVPIATDWVNMAWFPRIAYWGILPLFVRSAVKNELTEIQRKWADTDVLSEKPMEEKLNMRLANGAPPGLQYPYLAGNESIRLVNIHPQKRIFLLELPNDIPRIWVDGRNGKLKEANPVIHTVIIETEENKLTIVWRGGAPALRPYHDEELKKMPFKVEWKR is encoded by the coding sequence ATGCAGGATACACTAAGTAATAATTCTATAGAGTTCAATCAGGTTCAGCTTTCCTTTACTAAAGGGAGCGGGATATTTGAAAAACATTTTTTAAATGTTTTAGCGAAACGAACTTATTACTTCGATAGCAACGGAAAGTGTACAAAATCAGCATCTGATGATTTCTTTGATTTGGACACAAAATATTACCATCCAAAGGGAGAATTGATGATGGCGGATCATGAACTATATCCTTACAAGCCTTATACTGATGTCATTGTTAAAGGAAATGTGCAGGGTATAAATGGATTGGGTCAGATGAATGCAAGCGTTGAGGTGGGTGAGCATAAAAAATTTGAGATTTCTGTATTTGGTAAACGCCTTGCATACAAGGACACAACGGGTAAAATTTTATTTACAAAGCCCGAAGCTATTGATATAATTCCATTGCGATATGACATGGCGTATGGTGGGTTTGATTCTGTTGCAGAAAAAAAATTAAGCCCGGTTCCAAAAGAATATGTGAAAGCTTTTCCGGATGTAGATTGGGATTATTCCAGCATTTATCGTTATCCCCGCAACCCTTGTGGCAAAGGTTATATTGTTGAGAATAATAATGAGGCTTTTGAAAATTTTGAGCTTCCCAATTTAGAAGACCCATTCATTCGCCTTACACCAGATAATTTAATTGTAAGATTGCCTGAAAACTGGATAAACCAACCTGTCCCAATAGCCACCGATTGGGTAAATATGGCTTGGTTTCCACGCATAGCTTACTGGGGAATTTTACCTTTATTTGTAAGATCAGCAGTTAAGAATGAGTTGACTGAAATACAGAGAAAATGGGCAGATACCGATGTATTGAGTGAAAAACCTATGGAGGAAAAACTTAATATGCGGTTAGCGAACGGGGCTCCACCGGGTTTACAGTATCCATACTTGGCAGGTAACGAATCTATCCGGTTGGTGAATATACATCCTCAAAAAAGAATTTTTCTATTAGAATTACCAAATGACATACCCCGGATTTGGGTTGACGGTCGCAATGGCAAATTAAAGGAAGCCAATCCGGTAATACACACCGTAATTATTGAAACTGAAGAAAATAAATTGACGATTGTCTGGCGTGGCGGTGCTCCAGCATTAAGGCCTTATCACGATGAAGAGTTAAAAAAAATGCCTTTTAAGGTAGAATGGAAAAGATAG
- a CDS encoding DUF2169 domain-containing protein produces the protein MEVLNHTPYSHLLFRTALEKSDKNAASIAVRVFYKLNGQNLKCTTEGDWPLSPKPWMSQYGEILSDSVYKRGGVDLLLFGSAIAPFGVPTKEMMVNFKIKNKIDHSVCVIGNRFWENSFLGLQISEAEPFLEMPLTLSNAYGGTDVWDELIVPYSNNPIGKGFIWEKKNAYGKALPNIEHSFNRIRKWNDRPSPVGMVPITMCEERIRSSVEFDNKGKMVKLDPKYFNSAFNEMIATSVEEGEIISITGVNYNSLFQFAVPETKIKVLIQMGDNSYERIPVIDQIGVEPKHNFVFITYRYSFNYTIRPLEKRCITIFEN, from the coding sequence TAAGAATGCAGCGTCCATTGCTGTTCGTGTTTTTTATAAATTAAATGGTCAAAACCTAAAGTGTACTACAGAAGGTGACTGGCCTTTATCTCCTAAGCCGTGGATGAGCCAATATGGTGAAATTTTAAGTGATTCAGTTTATAAAAGAGGCGGGGTTGATTTGCTTCTTTTTGGGTCTGCAATTGCACCATTTGGTGTACCTACAAAAGAAATGATGGTCAATTTTAAGATTAAGAATAAAATTGACCATTCCGTGTGTGTAATCGGAAACCGTTTTTGGGAAAACAGTTTTTTGGGATTACAAATCAGCGAGGCCGAGCCATTCTTAGAAATGCCGTTAACCTTAAGTAATGCCTATGGTGGTACGGACGTTTGGGATGAGTTAATTGTGCCATATTCCAATAATCCGATTGGTAAGGGGTTTATATGGGAAAAGAAGAATGCCTATGGTAAAGCTTTGCCTAATATTGAACATTCATTTAACAGAATAAGGAAATGGAACGATAGGCCATCGCCTGTAGGTATGGTTCCTATCACTATGTGCGAAGAAAGAATCAGGAGTTCTGTTGAGTTTGATAATAAGGGCAAAATGGTGAAGCTGGATCCTAAATATTTTAACTCTGCTTTTAATGAAATGATTGCAACGAGCGTTGAAGAAGGAGAGATAATATCCATAACCGGTGTTAATTACAACTCCTTGTTCCAGTTCGCAGTTCCGGAGACAAAGATTAAAGTATTGATTCAAATGGGTGATAACAGCTATGAGCGTATTCCGGTTATTGATCAGATAGGAGTAGAACCTAAGCACAATTTTGTTTTTATTACTTATCGTTATTCATTTAATTATACAATTCGCCCATTGGAAAAGAGATGTATTACAATTTTTGAAAACTAA